A genomic window from Pygocentrus nattereri isolate fPygNat1 chromosome 22, fPygNat1.pri, whole genome shotgun sequence includes:
- the LOC108413152 gene encoding uncharacterized protein LOC108413152, whose protein sequence is MLRWILTLFVALTTLPSVTDAVTVQLGHSATVSCHVNCSTVTWWSKGIVFQIFQIFEFSEGKCTVVPEFRDRIECSEEKIRGGDVSLTITSVMYNDRGWYYCSCDGKDQCDRRIEVLVPTSLRTSFGGKATLPCYAETDKRTVDSSVYMLWEKEGQQVLKLENGKMSYGSGFEQRATVSAESYKKGDLSLTIDRVRFSDSGLYRCSLKDGEHGYPDATTLTVEAHQYGHHKKAADSVLLDLVVLPPVMVYFKEGEATADSWMCTMLRDTFHCKPGYEQRAAIMNNSLMLSKLSGADSGTYKVKDVRSGEVVAIHKLAVIDLPSQKIPWVAASIFCVIIVILLGAVIFFVCRQKRQQQAEQRKQLEEKANYVTEQEELLQLSIQQTESSVRSPHPWAQSKPVNSLPALEDSPDEDSCPNQVNDLDRDTHC, encoded by the exons ATGCTGCGCTGGATTCTAACGCTCTTCGTCG CCCTGACTACCCTCCCCTCAGTGACTGATGCTGTGACGGTGCAGCTTGGACACAGCGCCACCGTCTCTTGTCATGTGAACTGTTCTACAGTCACCTGGTGGAGTAAAGGCatagtttttcagatttttcagatttttgagtTTTCTGAAGGGAAATGCACTGTAGTTCCAGAATTTAGGGACAGGATTGAATGTTCTGAAGAGAAGATCAGAGGAGGAGACGTGTCCCTCACTATAACATCTGTAATGTACAATGACCGAGGCTGGTACTACTGCTCTTGTGATGGAAAGGACCAGTGTGATAGGAGGATTGAAGTTCTAG TTCCTACCTCCTTAAGAACCTCTTTTGGAGGTAAGGCTACGCTCCCTTGCTACGCTGAAACAGACAAACGGACGGTGGACTCCTCTGTCTACATGCTGTGGGAAAAAGAGGGACAGCAGGTGTTGAAGCTCGAGAATGGAAAGATGTCATATGGCTCTGGATTTGAGCAGAGGGCCACAGTGTCAGCAGAAAGCTACAAGAAGGGTGACCTCTCTCTGACCATCGATCGTGTCAGATTCTCTGATTCTGGCTTATACAGATGCTCCCTTAAGGATGGAGAGCACGGATACCCTGATGCCACCACTCTGACTGTTGaag CTCATCAGTATGGTCATCATAAAAAGGCGGCTGACTCTGTCCTGCTGGATCTAGTGGTCCTACCACCGGTGATGGTATATTTTAAGGAAGGTGAAGCCACTGCCGACTCCTGGATGTGTACCATGTTGAGAGACACCTTTCACTGTAAGCCAGGCTATGAGCAGAGGGCCGCTATCATGAATAACTCTCTCATGCTTAGTAAACTGTCAGGGGCTGACAGTGGAACATACAAAGTGAAGGACGTCCGATCTGGAGAAGTGGTTGCCATTCACAAACTTGCAGTTATTG ATTTGCCGTCCCAGAAGATTCCATGGGTGGCTGCCTCCATATTTTGTGTGATAATCGTGATACTTCTCGGAGCAGTAATCTTCTTTGTTTGTCGGCAAAAGCGGCAGCAGCAGGCAGAGCAaagaaaacagctggaggaaaAAGCGAATTATGTGACCGAACAAGAAGAACTTTTACAGCTTTCCATTCAGCAAACTGAGAGCAGTGTTAGATCCCCACATCCATGGGCTCAGAGCAAACCAGTCAACAGCCTGCCAGCATTAGAGGATAGTCCAGATGAAGACTCCTGTCCCAACCAGGTTAATGACCTTGATAGAGATACACATTGCTAA